AGTTTTAGACGCTCTAATATAGAGCATTTTTAAATACTTATACATTTATAATATTTCGAGTCtacttacttttttttttttttagtttattCTCGAAATCTATCCATTTGCTGGGGATGCCTGACTTGTTGAGATAATCTATGATAAACTGACCATGTGGACCTTGAACCTGTACCTCAGCGCTTTTAAACGTTTGTGATTCACCTATCGTTGTTGACCCACTGCAAATCTTTCTTAAATCTGCAGCAAGCAATTCTGGATCAATATGAAATACTTCAAAATTGCTAACTTTAGTGATAACTTTTCTACCGATTTTCATTTCAGTTACAATTTTGATACGTGGAGGACAACCCTTCATTGGTACTCTAAATAAAAGTGTATCATCGTTTCTGAATATTTGGTAAAATTCGGTAAAATTATTGCTTAGCAAAGGCTGCAAAATTTCAGATCTAGCAATGATACGTGTAGTGTCCggtgttttcttctttttattgaCCATATTGAATAATAAATCGTCCATaacaacttttcttttatcctTCTTATCCGCTAGGTTCTTGACAGAAATATACTCAGAAACTGCGTTTCTGACATCTTGGGAGGTATAATATGTGTCGCAGCCTAATTTGGCCTCCCTCAAAAGATCTTTGGCAAGACTGAATGGTTTGTATAGTGTCAGAGAATGCATCATTCCAGATGTTCTATCCTTTGAAGTTGCATTCTCGCCACTTCCTTTTGAGGGACTACTACAACCAAGCTTGTATGGCACAAAGTTCTTTAACTCATCCTTGTCCGTATTTTTACCCACAATGGTTAAGTCATCTCCTTTCcctttcaatttcaagatgccttctttctcaaagtgtttcaaaaattttgcGCTCTTTTTCCATGAAGATTTCTTTACATTGACTTCATTGTGATCAATAGGAGGCAAATTACGCATAATGTGGTTTGAGATAAATTTAGAGGCAGAAATGGGCAATATTAAACCTTTATCTTGAGTTAAGCTATAATATAATGCTCTTGTAATGAAATAATCTACATCTGACACTGTCAAGTGATCTAAAACTTCAGCAACTTCCTCTAAATCAGGAGCCGTTTTCTTAATACTTTCCTG
The Saccharomyces mikatae IFO 1815 strain IFO1815 genome assembly, chromosome: 4 genome window above contains:
- the TMA64 gene encoding Tma64p (similar to Saccharomyces cerevisiae TMA64 (YDR117C); ancestral locus Anc_8.269) gives rise to the protein MFKKEPHIKALSNLKNSERKKLLQTCIKQTNNEEYTFPTSIIKQTNFGGQKSVGTVYTDENNIPILFKEKHCEQLYPTVYSCWKNPSLLPIVLTHGFVIEEHLFNGANLMISGSIPPFDSRCNVGTLCGVAGKQSPKVVLAIGVVELDLPSYDRVIGETGVAVKVIHHFNDGLFKAFKVKLEPPVVLNTESEDENINSKQTETPEQVKSADKSQESIKKTAPDLEEVAEVLDHLTVSDVDYFITRALYYSLTQDKGLILPISASKFISNHIMRNLPPIDHNEVNVKKSSWKKSAKFLKHFEKEGILKLKGKGDDLTIVGKNTDKDELKNFVPYKLGCSSPSKGSGENATSKDRTSGMMHSLTLYKPFSLAKDLLREAKLGCDTYYTSQDVRNAVSEYISVKNLADKKDKRKVVMDDLLFNMVNKKKKTPDTTRIIARSEILQPLLSNNFTEFYQIFRNDDTLLFRVPMKGCPPRIKIVTEMKIGRKVITKVSNFEVFHIDPELLAADLRKICSGSTTIGESQTFKSAEVQVQGPHGQFIIDYLNKSGIPSKWIDFENKLKKKKSK